A window of Fibrobacter sp. UWT2 genomic DNA:
CGGGGCGGCTTTGTGGGTGTCGGCTTGTCGCTAGCCGTTGGTGCATTTGCGGCGAGCAATCCCATTGTCACAAAAATGTTCACGGCAGACCCCGCGGGGCTCGTTCACAACGATACCATGTATATCTTCACGGGACATGACGAGGCGCCCGCCGGTCACGAAGGCTACATAATGAACGACTGGCACATATTCTCTTCGGGAGATATGGATACCTGGGTGGATCGCGGGGCCGTGCTTTCTATCAAGTCGTTCAAGTGGGCGCGTGGCAGCGCCTGGGCGAGCCAGACTATCGAACGGAACGGCAAGTTCTACTGGTACGTGACCGTGCACGACGGCAGGGACTTTGCGGTTGGTGTCGCGGTTGCGGACCATCCGGCCGGCCCGTACAAGGATGCCATCGGCAAGGCACTCATTACCAGCGACATGACTCCGGCGAATAGCGGCGTGAATTACGATATCGATCCGACCGTCTTTATCGATGACGACGGACAGGCCTATATTTATTGGGGCAACGGCGCCGTGATGGGCTACAGGCTCAAGGAAAACATGGTTGAATTGCAAGGCAACATGTTCAACGTGACGCCGCCCAGCTTTACCGAGGCTCCATACGTTCATAAAAGGAACGGCTACTACTTTTTGACGTATGCCTACGGCTGGGAAGAACGCATTGGCCAGGCGACCATGAAAAGCCCGACGGGGCCCGTATCCAATTCCAAGGTCATTGTCGGTTACAACAAGAATTCCAATACGAGCCACCAGGCGTTCGTCGAATTCCATAACCAGTGGTATTACATATATCATACGGGCGCGATTGGCGGCAGTTTCCGCCGTGCGCTGTGCGTGGACTACGCCTACTACGAAAACGATTCGACCATCGCGAACATCACCATGACCGATGCGGGCGTAAAGAAGGTTGACCACGCGCCGATCAGGGATGGCGTTTACCGCATCAAGGCGCGGCACAGCGGCCTGAGTCTCGAAGACAGCCGTAGCGTTGTAATCCAGATGGATTCCGAAGAAAGCGAATCGCAGTTGTGGGCGCTCAAAAGAATCGACGGTTACACCTACACGCTCAGGAACATCGAAACGGGGAAGTATCTCTCGTTCGGCAAGGGAAACCTGCTTGATACGGCAAGGACCGTCGAGGCCGAGAATCGCATTGTCATCGAGAACTTTAATGTGGATGACGGTTACCGTTTGTACGCGGATACCGCAAGTGAATACCTAGGCGACGTCCTGAACATCTCTACGGAGGCGGGCATGCCGCTTGTTGTGTGGAAACAGACCGGGACGCAGAATCAGTCGTTCAAGTTCGAATACATGGGCGATGAATCTGCATATAGTTCTTCTAGCTCTGTTGTCGCCGAAAGTTCTTCTAGCGAGGCCGTGTCGAGCAGTTCCGCAGAAATTACGTCGCTAGTCGCAGCGCCAAAAAAATTCGGTGCGCGGATTGTCGGGGTTTCTCGCGTGGATGGGTTGCGGTTCTCGCGGGCCACGGATTACGCCCTGATGAACCTGCACGGCATGGTGGTTGCCCGCGGGCACGCCGCGCAAGTTTCGGTGAGGGATTTTGCTCCCGGCGCATACGTGGTAAGGCTCGGCGGCCGCATCCAGAAAATCGAGCTGAGGTAAAGCATGTTCGACCGTGAAAATTTCGCCATCGTCAAGCAGATTGCGGTACTCAGTCTGCTCGCCATCGCGCTAGGGCTTGTTTACGGCTGAGGGAAATCTTGTCCTGCGTTAAATATCGCCGTTTTTCGTTCGAAAACGGCGATTTTAAATTTTTTCAAAAAATATAGTACGTTTTATAGTAAAATGAGTTATATTTATAGAAAATTGTAGTATATTTTGTAGTACAACAAGACGTTAATTCAAACAAAGGAGTGAAGGATGTTTGGAATGGGTAAAATCATCAGGAAAACGGCGCTGGCTCTGGGTGCCGTGGCGGTTGCGGCGCTTGCGCGTCCGTATATCGTGGGCGTCGATGTCTCGTGGGTGCTCGAAGACGAATCGTTAGGAGCGACCTACTACGATGACGGCAAAAAGCAGGATCTTTTCGACATCTTGCAGAACAACGGCATCAACTTTATCCGCGTGCGCACCTTCGTGAATTCGTGCATCGGCTACGCCAAGGAGAGCTACTCCGGCGCGAATTCCAACGTGTGCTGGTGCGACCTGGAACATACCATCGCGCTCGCCAAGCGCATCAAGGCGCACAACATGGGATTCTTCCTCGATTTCCATATGAGCGACACGTGGGCCTCCATCGGCCACCAGGATGTTCCTGCTTCTTGGGCAGGCAAGGGCAACGCCGAAATGGGCAAGCTCGCCTATAATCACGTGAAGACCACCATGGATGCTCTCATGAAGGCGGGACTCCGCCCCGACATGGTGCAGGTGGGTAATGAAATCAACTCGAAGGTGGCGGGTGTTTCGATGAGCAAAATGGCGGATTTCGCGAACATCATCAATTCGGGTGTAAAGGCTGTCCGCGAGACGGATCCTTCCATCAAGATTGTGATGCAGCACGGTCAGCCGCGCCCCGAGAAGGGCTTTGCGGATTGGTACAACAAGATTCATGCGAACATCGACTACGATGCCATTTGCGGTTCCACCTACGGCACCACGAACAACGGGCAGGATTGGCGTGACATGTTCGGCTTGGTGATCAAGAACAAGAAGCCCGTGCTGAGCTGCGAATATACGGGCGAACGCACGGCCCTCGTGAACTCGGTGTTCTATGAGTTTGGCGACTTGGGCTGGGGAACCTTCGTGTGGGAACCGACCCGCTACAGTAAAAAGCCCATGTTCGATCGCGACGGACAGAAATATACGGCGAATGCGCGACTCAAGGAGCTGCGCGACATCGCAAAGAAATACGCGGCGACTCTCCCGGACTGGGTGCAGAATGGAAAGACTGTCAAGAAGTACAACGTGAAGACGACTGTCGCTTACGGCGGCTCGATTGCGCAGAGCATCGAGGGTAGTGAAATTGCGGAAGGGAGCAAGGTGACCTTTACGGCCGTTCCGCAGGAGGGCTGGGAATTTGTGGCGTGGACCGGCGACAATACGGGTAACGGCAAGGAATACACGGTGGCAAGTCTCGGCAAGGATGTGAACCTGGGCGCGACCTTCAAGTTCGTGGGCAAGGATTCGCTCAAGTACGAAGCGGAAAACGGCGTGTTCAACAAGACGGTTCTCGAGTCGACGCACGAAGGCTTCTCGGGCAAGGGCTATGCGAACCTCGATAACGAGGTGGGTTCCTCGGTGACGCTTTCAGTGGTTACTGCAGGCGAGGGCGACAAGGACGTGAAAATTGTATTCGCGAACGGCTCTACGGCAAATCGCCCGGTAAGTGTTGCGGTGAACGGCAAGGTGCAGGTGGAATCGGTGGACTTCGAATCGACGGGTGCCTGGGAATCGTGGGATTCTAGCGTGGTGACGCTCAAGTTGCCTGCGGGTGCAAGCACCATCACTATCGCCTCGCTCACGAAGGATGGCGGCCCGAATATTGACCGCGTCGAGTTCGTGCGTGCAGATTCCGGAACGACGGTGCTCCAGAGGATTCCCGTGCGTAGCAATGCGTTCCGCAATGGTAGCCGGAACTTCCTGGTGAACGGGCGTTCTGCGGGTGCCTTGAAGAACCACGCGTCAAAAATTAAGATATATTCAAAGTAACGGGATGAGGTGTTTATGAAAATGAAGCGCATGTTGTGTGCGGCCGTGATTGCCTTGGCTGCAGCGGAAACTTTCGGCGCGGTCTACTATGTGGCCCCCGACGGAAAGAATACGAACAAGGGAACGAAGGATAGCCCCTTCGCGACCCTCAATAAGGCGAATTCCGTAGTGAACGCGGGCGATACCGTTTGGATTCGCGGTGGAACCTACTTGCATACGGACACGAACTATGTGAAAAACGACAATATGTTCGCGGGCATTCACTTGACCAAGAGCGGCTCAAGCGACAACAAGCGCATTCATTACCTCGCGTACCCGGGCGAAAAGCCTGTCTTCGACTTCAGCAAGATGCCGATTGCCGACGGTTCGAACAACATAAGGTATACTTCGGGTATCTTGATTCAGGCGCAATACCTGCACCTGAAAGGGCTCGAAGTCAAGAACGTGCCCATGAAGGGCGAATCTAATGTGGGCGTCTACATTTCACGCAGCAAGCATATCTTCTTGGAACTGATGGACAGCCACCACAACGGCGGTTCGGGATTCTTCGTGAACGAGCGCGGCACGGGAAGTGCGGGCGGCCACCTGTTCTTGAACTGCGACAGTCACGACAATTACGACCCCAACGGGCGCCAGGGCGACGGACAAAATGCCGACGGCTTCGGCGTGCATTACCAGACTAGCGGCGATACGACAAAGTTCATCGGGTGCCGTGCCTGGTGGAACAGCGACGACGGCTGGGATTTTATTAGCCAGGAATTCCCGGTAGTCATCGAAAACAGCTGGGCGATGGGTCATGGCTACAGCAACTACGGTACCGGCAAGCCGAAGGATGGCAATGGCAACGGCTTCAAGGCGGGGAGCAGCAAGACGGGGGTGCGCCACACTATCCGCAACTGCGTCGCCTGGAAAAACAAGGCGTCGGGCTTTTACGCAAACCACAGCAGCGGCGGTAACGACTGGTTCAACAATACGGCCTATATGAACGGTACCGCGTTCAACATGTGGGCGAGCACCTGGGATGCAGACGACAACCGCACTGACGGTGTGGTGCTTAAGGGCGACAAGGCTCACGTGATGAAGAACAACATCGCCTTCCCGAATAAGACGGCCTACATTGGCGGCGAATATGCGGCGGGCGAATACAATACCTGGAACCTGAACATTACCCCGAATGAATCGGATTTCGTGAGTGTGTCTGACCCGAGCATGACCGTGACGGGTAAGGAACTCGGGCCTCTCGGCGGTGCTTTCGGGCCGCGCCAAGCTGACGGTAGCCTTCCGGATATTGACTTCCTAAAGCTCGCAAAGAACAGCCAGATGATTGACAAGGGCGTGAATGTGGGGCTCAAGTACGAGGGCAAGGCTCCGGATTTGGGTGCGTACGAATACGGCTATGTGGCGCCTGTTATAGTGCCGGTCGATACATCGGTTGCGCCGGTCGATTCGATTGCGGATTCTACGGATGCTTCTGCGGGCGACTCGACGACCTTTGTGCGCACGTTTCCGCAACGTAGGCAGAATATGCAGCAGCCGGGACGCCTGTTCTACGTGAACGGTCGCGCGGTGAATGCGCTACGTGCAGGTAACCGCAAGGCAGTGCAGCCCACATTCGCAAAGTAGTTTTCAATACCAAACAAGACGTCCCGACGAATGTCGGGGCGTTTTTGTATAAAAATTATGGAAAATTATTTCCCGCCGACGGGGAACAGTGCAAATTCCAGTTGGAAAACTTTATCGCTCCCTTCGTCTTCTTCGGCGAGGAGCGCGATTTCTTTACGGAAGGCGTTGATTCGCTCTACAATGCGTTCGTAGCCTTCTTGGCTGATTCCAAGTGTAAGGCCCGAAACATGGCGTGTGCCAGGAGCGTCGCGGTCAATGGAATCTGCAGCGAGCTTTAGGCAATTCTGGTGATAGCCGCGGAGTGCGAGTTTCGAGGTGCGATCGCCGGTGGTAATGGCGCTTTCGGTCAGCACGTACTTGCCCGATTCATCTTTCTTGATGAGTTGACATTCTTCGAGTAGCTTTACGGACTGTTTTGCCTGTTCGACAGTGATGTTCGGACGAACTTGCTTGGCGAGCGCCTCGTAGTTGCCGTCAAAACCGAACATTCCGATAAGGCTGCGGATCGTGAGATGCCGCCAGTCGGAATATACCATGTACTGAGCATGCCCGAGCAGGTGCTGCTTTTCGGCGAATCGTACGACTTTGAGTACGGCCTGCATTTGCTCGAAGGCGGCGTTGCGTTCGTCGGTTGTTTCGGCCTGGTTGAACTTGACAAGCGCTACGAAAAATTCGGTTTCGTGCTTGCCGAGGCGAAGCCCCGAAGCCACTTTGGGAATGCTTTGGCTCGAAAGGTTTTTGTCGCCGTTCATGACGCGGCTAATAAAGTCCTTGGCCTTGAAACCGATCTTGTCCGAAAACACGCGAAGCGAAAAGGCGGGGTTCGCCTCTTTCTTTGCGTTGTAGTAATCTTTCAAAAATTCCCGGTAATCCAGGTATTCGAAGATTCTTTTTGTCGGTTTCTTTTCGCCCATACCCTAAATGTAAGAAAAAAGTCCGCGTAGAGGGGAAAAATCGTTATATTCCCGTTGTCTAGAAACAACGCGTTATAATAGGGAATATTTGTTTTCCTTTTTAGCGAAACTATATTTATATTAGTGGTGATGGATACTTTGAAATACTTTTTAGCGGGTTTCGTTGCCCTTTTTGTGGGTTGTTCTTCGGACAGCCAAGTGGCGGGCAATAGTGCCGAAACGGGTTCCCCGGAACTCGCGGGTATCTTGGTGCTTGACAATGGTAAGCCTGCCGCCCGTACGAAAGTTCAGTGTGTGCCGGGCGACTACAACATCGTTGCTGCAAGCGAGGCTGACCAAGTCCTGCCTTCTGCGTTCGAAACCGAAACGGATGAAAACGGCAACTACGAATTCGATTCCATCCCGGCGGGCAGTTTCTCTCTCGAGGCTTTCCATCAAGAATCGGGCCAGATGCTTCTAGTGCAGGACCTGAGTGCCGAAGAGGACGAGCCCCTTGCTGTAAATGACACCTTGCGTAATTCCGGAACGGTCAAGCTTCTCGTATCGGGCGCGTTCCGCGAAAACCAAAGCGGCGAGGCCATCGTCATCGGGACGACCATTCGCAGAAGGGTTTCTGTGCAGAACGGGAAAATCGTGGTCGATAGCCTCCCGGCAGACACGTTTGAACTTATTGTTTACATGGATGGCATGAGCCCGTTTGGATTTAAGGATGTTTCCGTAAAGCCTGAAGAGACTACAGTCTGGGGCGATTCGGTGACGTACACATTGAAAGCTCCGCTCGCGCTCCCCGAAGGAATTGATACGCTTGGCTCAGTTGTGAGCGATTTCCCGCTGGCCATTCGCTTGACGGAAAAAGAAATTGCTTTCGATTCCGCGGAGGTGGTGAACGGCCGCTGGGAGGCCGTGCGCATTTCGCAGGACGGAAACCGCAGCAAGAAACTCCCTATTGCGCAGACTTACTTTGACGCTTCTGCCAAAGAGGCTGTGTTCTGGGTGCGTGTCGATTCGCTGAATGTTTCAGATTCCCTGGAACTCCATTTTGACAACACCATGAACCCCGCGTACGCAAAGGATGTGTTCCCCACGAACCGCAGCTATTCTTTGGTGTGGCATTTCGATAGCGGCCTTGCACCTGTGGACGATGGAGCGGAAAAGGGATACTTCGAAGGTCTGCCGACAGGGGCCGTGGCTGCCGACGGTGTTGTTGGTAGGGGAGTGGAACTTGATGAAGGCGATGTTATTGTCGTCGAGAATTCGAGTGCGGCTGATTCCTCGCGCAAGGTGAACTTGAATTATGACGGCAGCGGATATTTCTGCTTCTCG
This region includes:
- a CDS encoding family 43 glycosylhydrolase, yielding MYGLGNALRGGFVGVGLSLAVGAFAASNPIVTKMFTADPAGLVHNDTMYIFTGHDEAPAGHEGYIMNDWHIFSSGDMDTWVDRGAVLSIKSFKWARGSAWASQTIERNGKFYWYVTVHDGRDFAVGVAVADHPAGPYKDAIGKALITSDMTPANSGVNYDIDPTVFIDDDGQAYIYWGNGAVMGYRLKENMVELQGNMFNVTPPSFTEAPYVHKRNGYYFLTYAYGWEERIGQATMKSPTGPVSNSKVIVGYNKNSNTSHQAFVEFHNQWYYIYHTGAIGGSFRRALCVDYAYYENDSTIANITMTDAGVKKVDHAPIRDGVYRIKARHSGLSLEDSRSVVIQMDSEESESQLWALKRIDGYTYTLRNIETGKYLSFGKGNLLDTARTVEAENRIVIENFNVDDGYRLYADTASEYLGDVLNISTEAGMPLVVWKQTGTQNQSFKFEYMGDESAYSSSSSVVAESSSSEAVSSSSAEITSLVAAPKKFGARIVGVSRVDGLRFSRATDYALMNLHGMVVARGHAAQVSVRDFAPGAYVVRLGGRIQKIELR
- a CDS encoding glycosyl hydrolase 53 family protein, with product MFGMGKIIRKTALALGAVAVAALARPYIVGVDVSWVLEDESLGATYYDDGKKQDLFDILQNNGINFIRVRTFVNSCIGYAKESYSGANSNVCWCDLEHTIALAKRIKAHNMGFFLDFHMSDTWASIGHQDVPASWAGKGNAEMGKLAYNHVKTTMDALMKAGLRPDMVQVGNEINSKVAGVSMSKMADFANIINSGVKAVRETDPSIKIVMQHGQPRPEKGFADWYNKIHANIDYDAICGSTYGTTNNGQDWRDMFGLVIKNKKPVLSCEYTGERTALVNSVFYEFGDLGWGTFVWEPTRYSKKPMFDRDGQKYTANARLKELRDIAKKYAATLPDWVQNGKTVKKYNVKTTVAYGGSIAQSIEGSEIAEGSKVTFTAVPQEGWEFVAWTGDNTGNGKEYTVASLGKDVNLGATFKFVGKDSLKYEAENGVFNKTVLESTHEGFSGKGYANLDNEVGSSVTLSVVTAGEGDKDVKIVFANGSTANRPVSVAVNGKVQVESVDFESTGAWESWDSSVVTLKLPAGASTITIASLTKDGGPNIDRVEFVRADSGTTVLQRIPVRSNAFRNGSRNFLVNGRSAGALKNHASKIKIYSK
- a CDS encoding right-handed parallel beta-helix repeat-containing protein — protein: MKMKRMLCAAVIALAAAETFGAVYYVAPDGKNTNKGTKDSPFATLNKANSVVNAGDTVWIRGGTYLHTDTNYVKNDNMFAGIHLTKSGSSDNKRIHYLAYPGEKPVFDFSKMPIADGSNNIRYTSGILIQAQYLHLKGLEVKNVPMKGESNVGVYISRSKHIFLELMDSHHNGGSGFFVNERGTGSAGGHLFLNCDSHDNYDPNGRQGDGQNADGFGVHYQTSGDTTKFIGCRAWWNSDDGWDFISQEFPVVIENSWAMGHGYSNYGTGKPKDGNGNGFKAGSSKTGVRHTIRNCVAWKNKASGFYANHSSGGNDWFNNTAYMNGTAFNMWASTWDADDNRTDGVVLKGDKAHVMKNNIAFPNKTAYIGGEYAAGEYNTWNLNITPNESDFVSVSDPSMTVTGKELGPLGGAFGPRQADGSLPDIDFLKLAKNSQMIDKGVNVGLKYEGKAPDLGAYEYGYVAPVIVPVDTSVAPVDSIADSTDASAGDSTTFVRTFPQRRQNMQQPGRLFYVNGRAVNALRAGNRKAVQPTFAK
- a CDS encoding TIGR02147 family protein; amino-acid sequence: MGEKKPTKRIFEYLDYREFLKDYYNAKKEANPAFSLRVFSDKIGFKAKDFISRVMNGDKNLSSQSIPKVASGLRLGKHETEFFVALVKFNQAETTDERNAAFEQMQAVLKVVRFAEKQHLLGHAQYMVYSDWRHLTIRSLIGMFGFDGNYEALAKQVRPNITVEQAKQSVKLLEECQLIKKDESGKYVLTESAITTGDRTSKLALRGYHQNCLKLAADSIDRDAPGTRHVSGLTLGISQEGYERIVERINAFRKEIALLAEEDEGSDKVFQLEFALFPVGGK
- a CDS encoding LamG-like jellyroll fold domain-containing protein, whose protein sequence is MDTLKYFLAGFVALFVGCSSDSQVAGNSAETGSPELAGILVLDNGKPAARTKVQCVPGDYNIVAASEADQVLPSAFETETDENGNYEFDSIPAGSFSLEAFHQESGQMLLVQDLSAEEDEPLAVNDTLRNSGTVKLLVSGAFRENQSGEAIVIGTTIRRRVSVQNGKIVVDSLPADTFELIVYMDGMSPFGFKDVSVKPEETTVWGDSVTYTLKAPLALPEGIDTLGSVVSDFPLAIRLTEKEIAFDSAEVVNGRWEAVRISQDGNRSKKLPIAQTYFDASAKEAVFWVRVDSLNVSDSLELHFDNTMNPAYAKDVFPTNRSYSLVWHFDSGLAPVDDGAEKGYFEGLPTGAVAADGVVGRGVELDEGDVIVVENSSAADSSRKVNLNYDGSGYFCFSVWVKLDNLEEKQTIFEKSKEYALRYDPEKGFVVDLWVPDTSSDSIKYAWVSGTSDIKAGEWVYVAFSRHTISQSNFYVNDRKIETEPEQIAWTGVRELADFKVGGFTGMIDELMLGSCYRDDDWTRLTYLNQRPENYWPALSAR